The Athene noctua chromosome 15, bAthNoc1.hap1.1, whole genome shotgun sequence genome contains a region encoding:
- the MYADM gene encoding myeloid-associated differentiation marker → MAVATVNLRAVTSWVGIARLFAIVLSCIAFSLVASTGDFGGPYGTWCMFTWCFCFTVTLLVVVLELLELYPKLPLSWDDFTSAFSMLAALMVFTTSVVFPSTFISSPCSSSKCVRQAVATTFSCLCFLAYALEVGLTRAKPGDISSFLSTVPGLLKVFEAYVACLIFSLLDAYSSEAGLQWCVAVYSICFIITLLIIIFTIGRCLTYMPCPLEKVLVGYNALALVMYLTATILWPLYSFRGKSRPNSCGRNCWWNKHLGITFLTIFNLIAYLVDLVYSTKMVFIRAPP, encoded by the coding sequence ATGGCCGTGGCGACGGTGAACCTCCGCGCTGTGACCTCCTGGGTGGGCATTGCCCGGCTCTTTGCCATCGTGTTGTCCTGCATTGCCTTCAGCTTGGTGGCCTCCACCGGGGACTTCGGGGGTCCCTACGGGACATGGTGCATGTTCACCTGGTGCTTCTGCTTCACTGTGacgctgctggtggtggtgctggagctgctggagctttaCCCCAAGCTGCCGCTCTCCTGGGATGACTtcacctcagctttctccatgcTGGCGGCGTTGATGGTCTTCACCACCTCGGTGGTTTTTCCCTCCACCTTCAtcagcagcccctgcagcagcagcaagtgtGTCCGGCAGGCCGTGGCCACCACCTTCTCCTGCCTCTGCTTCCTTGCCTACGCCCTCGAGGTGGGGCTCACCCGTGCCAAGCCAGGGGACATCAGCAGCTTCCTCTCCACCGTGCCTGGGCTCCTCAAGGTCTTTGAAGCCTACGTGGCTTGTCTCATCTTCTCCTTGCTGGATGCCTACAGTTCGGAAGCTGGCCTGCAGTGGTGCGTGGCTGTCTACTCCATCTGCTTCATCATCACTctcctcatcatcatcttcaCCATTGGCCGGTGCCTCACCTACATGCCCTGCCCGCTGGAGAAGGTGCTGGTGGGCTACAATGCCCTGGCCCTGGTGATGTACCTCACTGCCACCATCCTCTGGCCCCTCTACAGCTTCAGGGGAAAGAGCCGCCCCAATTCCTGCGGCAGGAATTGCTGGTGGAACAAGCACCTGGGGATCACCTTCCTCACCATCTTCAACCTCATCGCCTACTTGGT
- the SEPTIN12 gene encoding septin-12 isoform X1, with protein sequence MARLSVKEHLDGILSDFEALKKSFEAEDGDEPPSSPPVSPLPSSTGESCRPLQPSPAPRSGTATSPSPAPSPVLRSRLSTSLSAGRANGTASASIARVASFQTRQGFAAGPGSDGESLRSSSSSLESPAPTGPPQLPCTPPASGPGLKKVPSHGSVFPADLEHPLRGASASHGSLPALDLHIAEEPGMGTLPPDPPLWGTQSPAMQPCTRQPSSSSSSSSSPSAPYDGTEAAPGLPMLPKGPEGWLLGGWDAAPPPLPRPQLRASLGASPIRQPLPLPRGQGEAVPAPVTPSPGRAEGLLPLPTPQAAPFKLVSQPQTVQVSSQPAFLGGLVLVPAPGTLAAPGGTGSNPSSTRLVGPRGPCVVAAAPSEAADGGWAAATPEHGSSLEPEEHSMEPLAVPEEEMPLTVAPGPAGCQLFGYVGIEAVLDQMKIKTMKTGFEFNIMVVGQSGLGKSTMVNTLFKSKVSRKASQPSQEERIPKTVQLQSITHVIEEKGVKMKLTVTDTPGFGDQINNENCWDPIIKYINEQYERYLREEILITRKRKIPDTRVHGCVYFVPPTGHWLRPLDLEFMRRLSKIVNVVPVIAKADTLTLEERAEFKQRIQEDLKTHAISVYPQEDFDQDPDDRVLNDRIREKIPFAVVGADQEHQVNGKRVLGRKTKWGIIEVENPAHCEFPLLRDLLIRSHLQDLKDITHNVHYESYRVRRLNESNGPALSPLNGLPGKGEGGSDL encoded by the exons CGCTCAAGAAGTCGTTTGAGGCGGAGGATGGGGACGAGCCGCCCAGCTCCCCGCCAGTGTCCCCACTGCCCTCGAGCACCGGCGAGAGCTGCCGGCCgctgcagcccagccccgcgccccgctcgggcactgccaccagccccagcccggctccCAGCCCCGTGCTGCGCAGCCGGctcagcaccagcctctctgccgGCCGAGCCAACGGCACCGCCAGCGCCTCCATCGCCCGTGTCGCCTCCTTCCAGACCCGCCAGGGCTTCGCTGCGGGGCCAGGAAGCGACGGTGAGAGCCTCCGCAGCTCGTCCTCCAGCCTGGAAAGTCCCGCACCCACGGGGCCCCCCCAGTTGCCGTGCACCCCCCCGGCCTCCGGCCCTGGCCTGAAGAAGGTCCCGTCCCACGGCAGCGTCTTCCCGGCGGATCTGGAGCATCCCCTCCGTGGGGCCAGTGCCAGCCACGGCTCACTGCCGGCCCTGGACCTGCACATCGCCGAGgagccagggatggggaccctccCGCCAGACCCCCCGCTGTGGGGCACCCAGAGCCCTGCGATGCAACCTTGCACCCgccagccttcctcctcctcctcctcctcctcctccccctcggCCCCATACGATGGCAcggaggcagccccggggctgcccatGCTCCCCAAGGGGCCGGaggggtggctgctgggggggtgggatgcagccccccccccgctgccccggccACAGCTGAGGGCCAGCCTTGGCGCCAGCCCCATCCGCCAGCCCCTGCCACTCCCCCGGGGCCAGGGGGAGGCAGTCCCGGCCCCAGTCACCCCTTCCCCAgggagggctgaggggctgctgcCATTGCcgaccccccaggctgccccctTCAAGCTGGTGTCCCAGCCACAGACTGTGCAAGTGAGCTCCCAGCCCGCCTTCCTCGGGGGGCTGGTGCTGGTGCCGGCCCCGGGGACCCTGGCAGCACCTGGCGGAACCGGGTCGAACCCCTCCAGCACCAGGCTGGTGGGGCCACGGGGACCCTGCGTGGTGGCAGCGGCTCCCAGCGAGGCTGCAGACGGCGGCTGGGCTGCGGCGACACCAGAACACG GGAGCAGCCTGGAGCCCGAGGAGCACAGCATGGAGCCACTGGCCGTGCCGGAGGAGGAGATGCCCCTCACCGTGGCGCCTGGCCCGGCGGGTTGCCAGCTCTTTGGTTACGTGGGAATCGAAGCTGTGCTCGACcaaatgaaaatcaaaaccatGAAGACGGGCTTTGAGTTCAACATCATGGTTGTGG GGCAGAGTGGGCTGGGGAAGTCAACCATGGTGAACACCCTCTTCAAGTCCAAGGTGAGCCGCAAAGCCTCGCAGCCTAGCCAGGAGGAGCGCATACCCAAGACGGTGCAGCTGCAGTCCATCACCCATG TCATCGAGGAGAAGGGTGTGAAGATGAAGCTGACTGTGACAGACACACCAGGGTTCGGGGACCAGATCAACAACGAGAACTG CTGGGACCCCATCATCAAATATATCAACGAGCAGTACGAGAGGTACCTACGCGAGGAGATCCTCATCACCCGCAAGAGGAAGATCCCAGACACCCGGGTCCATGGATGTGTCTACTTTGTCCCTCCCACTGGCCACTG GCTGCGTCCACTGGACCTGGAGTTCATGCGGCGGCTCAGTAAGATTGTCAACGTGGTGCCGGTGATCGCCAAAGCCGACACACTCACCCTGGAGGAACGGGCAGAGTTCAAGCAACGC ATCCAGGAGGACCTGAAGACCCATGCCATCAGCGTGTACCCGCAGGAGGACTTCGACCAGGACCCAGATGACAGGGTGCTGAACGACAGGATTCGG GAGAAGATCCCCTTTGCTGTGGTGGGGGCAGACCAGGAGCACCAGGTGAATGGCAAGCGGGTGCTGGGCCGCAAGACCAAGTGGGGCATCATTGAAG TGGAGAATCCGGCGCACTGCGAGTTCCCCCTCCTGCGGGACCTGCTGATCCG GTCCCACCTGCAGGACCTGAAGGACATCACCCACAACGTCCATTACGAGAGCTACCGCGTGCGGCGGCTGAACGAGAGCAACGGGCCAGCGCTGAGCCCCCTCAACGGGCTGCCCGGCAAGGGCGAGGGTGGCAGTGACCTCTGA
- the SEPTIN12 gene encoding septin-12 isoform X2, producing MARLSVKEHLDGILSDFEALKKSFEAEDGDEPPSSPPVSPLPSSTGESCRPLQPSPAPRSGTATSPSPAPSPVLRSRLSTSLSAGRANGTASASIARVASFQTRQGFAAGPGSDGESLRSSSSSLESPAPTGPPQLPCTPPASGPGLKKVPSHGSVFPADLEHPLRGASASHGSLPALDLHIAEEPGMGTLPPDPPLWGTQSPAMQPCTRQPSSSSSSSSSPSLPRPQLRASLGASPIRQPLPLPRGQGEAVPAPVTPSPGRAEGLLPLPTPQAAPFKLVSQPQTVQVSSQPAFLGGLVLVPAPGTLAAPGGTGSNPSSTRLVGPRGPCVVAAAPSEAADGGWAAATPEHGSSLEPEEHSMEPLAVPEEEMPLTVAPGPAGCQLFGYVGIEAVLDQMKIKTMKTGFEFNIMVVGQSGLGKSTMVNTLFKSKVSRKASQPSQEERIPKTVQLQSITHVIEEKGVKMKLTVTDTPGFGDQINNENCWDPIIKYINEQYERYLREEILITRKRKIPDTRVHGCVYFVPPTGHWLRPLDLEFMRRLSKIVNVVPVIAKADTLTLEERAEFKQRIQEDLKTHAISVYPQEDFDQDPDDRVLNDRIREKIPFAVVGADQEHQVNGKRVLGRKTKWGIIEVENPAHCEFPLLRDLLIRSHLQDLKDITHNVHYESYRVRRLNESNGPALSPLNGLPGKGEGGSDL from the exons CGCTCAAGAAGTCGTTTGAGGCGGAGGATGGGGACGAGCCGCCCAGCTCCCCGCCAGTGTCCCCACTGCCCTCGAGCACCGGCGAGAGCTGCCGGCCgctgcagcccagccccgcgccccgctcgggcactgccaccagccccagcccggctccCAGCCCCGTGCTGCGCAGCCGGctcagcaccagcctctctgccgGCCGAGCCAACGGCACCGCCAGCGCCTCCATCGCCCGTGTCGCCTCCTTCCAGACCCGCCAGGGCTTCGCTGCGGGGCCAGGAAGCGACGGTGAGAGCCTCCGCAGCTCGTCCTCCAGCCTGGAAAGTCCCGCACCCACGGGGCCCCCCCAGTTGCCGTGCACCCCCCCGGCCTCCGGCCCTGGCCTGAAGAAGGTCCCGTCCCACGGCAGCGTCTTCCCGGCGGATCTGGAGCATCCCCTCCGTGGGGCCAGTGCCAGCCACGGCTCACTGCCGGCCCTGGACCTGCACATCGCCGAGgagccagggatggggaccctccCGCCAGACCCCCCGCTGTGGGGCACCCAGAGCCCTGCGATGCAACCTTGCACCCgccagccttcctcctcctcctcctcctcctcctccccct cgctgccccggccACAGCTGAGGGCCAGCCTTGGCGCCAGCCCCATCCGCCAGCCCCTGCCACTCCCCCGGGGCCAGGGGGAGGCAGTCCCGGCCCCAGTCACCCCTTCCCCAgggagggctgaggggctgctgcCATTGCcgaccccccaggctgccccctTCAAGCTGGTGTCCCAGCCACAGACTGTGCAAGTGAGCTCCCAGCCCGCCTTCCTCGGGGGGCTGGTGCTGGTGCCGGCCCCGGGGACCCTGGCAGCACCTGGCGGAACCGGGTCGAACCCCTCCAGCACCAGGCTGGTGGGGCCACGGGGACCCTGCGTGGTGGCAGCGGCTCCCAGCGAGGCTGCAGACGGCGGCTGGGCTGCGGCGACACCAGAACACG GGAGCAGCCTGGAGCCCGAGGAGCACAGCATGGAGCCACTGGCCGTGCCGGAGGAGGAGATGCCCCTCACCGTGGCGCCTGGCCCGGCGGGTTGCCAGCTCTTTGGTTACGTGGGAATCGAAGCTGTGCTCGACcaaatgaaaatcaaaaccatGAAGACGGGCTTTGAGTTCAACATCATGGTTGTGG GGCAGAGTGGGCTGGGGAAGTCAACCATGGTGAACACCCTCTTCAAGTCCAAGGTGAGCCGCAAAGCCTCGCAGCCTAGCCAGGAGGAGCGCATACCCAAGACGGTGCAGCTGCAGTCCATCACCCATG TCATCGAGGAGAAGGGTGTGAAGATGAAGCTGACTGTGACAGACACACCAGGGTTCGGGGACCAGATCAACAACGAGAACTG CTGGGACCCCATCATCAAATATATCAACGAGCAGTACGAGAGGTACCTACGCGAGGAGATCCTCATCACCCGCAAGAGGAAGATCCCAGACACCCGGGTCCATGGATGTGTCTACTTTGTCCCTCCCACTGGCCACTG GCTGCGTCCACTGGACCTGGAGTTCATGCGGCGGCTCAGTAAGATTGTCAACGTGGTGCCGGTGATCGCCAAAGCCGACACACTCACCCTGGAGGAACGGGCAGAGTTCAAGCAACGC ATCCAGGAGGACCTGAAGACCCATGCCATCAGCGTGTACCCGCAGGAGGACTTCGACCAGGACCCAGATGACAGGGTGCTGAACGACAGGATTCGG GAGAAGATCCCCTTTGCTGTGGTGGGGGCAGACCAGGAGCACCAGGTGAATGGCAAGCGGGTGCTGGGCCGCAAGACCAAGTGGGGCATCATTGAAG TGGAGAATCCGGCGCACTGCGAGTTCCCCCTCCTGCGGGACCTGCTGATCCG GTCCCACCTGCAGGACCTGAAGGACATCACCCACAACGTCCATTACGAGAGCTACCGCGTGCGGCGGCTGAACGAGAGCAACGGGCCAGCGCTGAGCCCCCTCAACGGGCTGCCCGGCAAGGGCGAGGGTGGCAGTGACCTCTGA